In Aristaeella hokkaidonensis, the following are encoded in one genomic region:
- a CDS encoding saccharopine dehydrogenase family protein, translated as MSRVLVIGCGGVANVAIRKCCQADDVFTEMCIASRTKSKCDDLAKALEGKTATKITTAQVDADDVEQLKKLITDYQPDLVMNIALPYQDLTIMDACLACGVNYMDTANYEPEDTDDPEWRAIYEKRCKEQGFSAYFDYSWQWAYREKFEKAGLTALLGCGFDPGVTQAYCAYAKKHEFDTIDTIDILDCNGGDHGYPFATNFNPEVNLREVSAPGSYMENGKWVEIPAMSIKREYNFEDVGQKDMYLLHHEEIESLAQNIPEVKRIRFFMTFGQSYLTHMRCLENVGMLSTTPVMFEGHEIVPIKFLKALLPDPASLGPRTHGKTNIGCIFTGKKDGKEKTYYIYNVCDHQECYREVESQAISYTTGVPAMCGAMMLLTGKWNKPGVYTVEEFDPDPFLDALDRYGLPRRENHNPVLVD; from the coding sequence ATGAGCAGAGTATTGGTAATCGGATGCGGCGGGGTGGCCAATGTGGCGATCCGGAAGTGCTGCCAGGCGGACGACGTGTTTACGGAAATGTGCATAGCCAGCCGGACGAAGTCCAAGTGCGACGACCTGGCGAAGGCGCTGGAAGGCAAAACCGCCACAAAGATCACAACCGCGCAGGTGGACGCGGACGACGTGGAGCAGCTGAAAAAGCTGATCACGGATTATCAACCTGACCTGGTAATGAATATCGCCCTGCCGTACCAGGACCTGACCATCATGGACGCATGCCTGGCCTGCGGCGTGAACTATATGGATACCGCGAACTACGAGCCCGAAGACACGGACGATCCGGAATGGCGGGCGATCTACGAAAAGCGGTGCAAGGAACAGGGTTTTTCCGCCTACTTCGACTACAGCTGGCAGTGGGCATACCGGGAGAAGTTTGAGAAAGCCGGCCTGACCGCCCTGCTGGGCTGCGGCTTTGACCCCGGCGTGACACAGGCATACTGTGCCTACGCGAAAAAGCATGAGTTTGACACCATTGACACCATTGATATCCTGGACTGCAACGGCGGCGACCACGGCTATCCCTTTGCCACCAACTTCAACCCGGAGGTTAACCTGCGGGAGGTTTCCGCACCCGGAAGCTATATGGAGAACGGCAAGTGGGTGGAGATTCCCGCGATGAGCATCAAACGGGAATACAACTTCGAGGACGTGGGTCAGAAGGATATGTACCTGCTGCATCATGAGGAGATCGAATCCCTGGCCCAGAACATTCCGGAGGTGAAGCGGATCCGCTTCTTCATGACCTTCGGCCAGAGCTACCTGACCCATATGCGCTGCCTGGAGAACGTGGGCATGCTGTCCACTACTCCCGTGATGTTCGAGGGACACGAGATCGTGCCGATCAAGTTCCTGAAGGCGCTGCTGCCCGATCCGGCCAGCCTGGGTCCGAGAACCCACGGCAAGACCAATATCGGCTGCATCTTCACCGGCAAAAAGGACGGCAAGGAAAAAACCTACTACATCTACAACGTGTGCGACCATCAGGAATGCTATCGTGAGGTGGAAAGCCAGGCGATCAGCTATACCACGGGCGTTCCGGCAATGTGCGGCGCCATGATGCTGCTGACCGGCAAGTGGAACAAGCCCGGTGTGTATACGGTGGAAGAGTTCGATCCCGATCCCTTCCTGGACGCGCTGGACCGCTACGGCCTGCCCCGCAGGGAGAACCATAATCCGGTTCTGGTGGACTGA
- a CDS encoding class I SAM-dependent methyltransferase, whose amino-acid sequence MKNPWEEISLDDYENHMSLDSVKQLQALNVLMKEQFDAYPVHTAMVLGVAGGNGIEHARPEKYRAVYCVDINEAYLQAVRERYAGQPAVQCLRADLAEEADRLPAAELVIANLLIEYIGYPAFTAVIRKVGPEYVSCVIQINRDEQKWVSDSPYLHAFDGLDRVHHQMEENALTVAMEEAGYTGILRAEEGLPNGKALVRLDYRRIVEEEL is encoded by the coding sequence ATGAAAAATCCCTGGGAAGAGATCAGCCTGGACGACTATGAAAACCATATGAGCCTGGATTCCGTGAAGCAGCTTCAGGCGTTGAACGTCCTGATGAAGGAACAGTTTGATGCCTATCCGGTTCACACTGCCATGGTGCTCGGCGTGGCCGGAGGCAACGGTATTGAGCATGCCCGGCCGGAAAAGTACCGGGCGGTATACTGCGTGGATATCAATGAAGCATATCTGCAGGCGGTGCGGGAAAGGTATGCCGGGCAGCCTGCCGTGCAGTGCCTGCGGGCGGACCTGGCGGAAGAAGCGGACAGACTGCCGGCGGCGGAGCTGGTGATTGCCAACCTGCTGATTGAATACATCGGATACCCGGCGTTTACGGCGGTAATCCGCAAGGTTGGCCCGGAATATGTGTCCTGTGTGATCCAGATCAACAGGGATGAGCAGAAATGGGTTTCCGATTCTCCCTACCTTCACGCGTTTGACGGACTGGACCGGGTCCACCACCAGATGGAAGAAAACGCACTGACCGTGGCGATGGAAGAGGCCGGATATACCGGGATCCTGCGGGCGGAAGAGGGGCTGCCCAACGGCAAGGCGCTGGTCCGGCTGGATTACCGGAGGATAGTAGAGGAGGAATTGTAA
- a CDS encoding DNA-deoxyinosine glycosylase yields MSAQEQRIQHPFGPLFCPESRILILGSFPSVKSREQNFFYGHPQNRFWKVIAALFDRPVPAAIPEKKELILSHGLALWDSIASCVITGSSDASIRDVRANDLRIILDSCPIERIYCNGRKSHEMYNRYILPALGREAVCLPSTSPANAQWSLEKLTAAWAVLKE; encoded by the coding sequence ATGAGCGCACAGGAGCAAAGAATCCAGCATCCCTTCGGGCCGCTTTTCTGTCCGGAAAGCCGGATCCTGATCCTGGGTTCCTTTCCTTCGGTAAAATCCAGGGAGCAGAACTTTTTTTACGGTCATCCGCAGAACCGGTTCTGGAAAGTAATCGCCGCTCTGTTTGACCGGCCGGTACCGGCAGCCATTCCCGAGAAAAAAGAACTGATCCTGAGTCATGGCCTGGCGCTCTGGGATTCCATCGCCAGCTGCGTCATCACCGGTTCCTCGGATGCCAGCATCCGGGATGTCCGGGCCAATGATCTCAGGATCATCCTGGATTCCTGTCCGATTGAGCGGATTTACTGCAACGGACGGAAATCCCATGAAATGTATAACAGGTATATTCTTCCCGCCCTGGGAAGGGAGGCCGTCTGCCTTCCCTCCACCAGTCCGGCCAATGCCCAGTGGTCTCTGGAAAAGCTGACCGCCGCCTGGGCTGTCCTGAAGGAATAA
- the speB gene encoding agmatinase — MNRNIETFIGCDGDYDYAQIVLFGAPFDSTTSFRPGARFGSSAIRHESFGLETYSPYQDKDLTDIKVFDCGDLELCFGSAEAALKDIGEKAGEILFDGKTPFLIGGEHLVTLGAVRAVAERYPNLHIIHFDAHADLRDDYLGAQLSHACVMRRCHELTGDGRIHQFCIRSGDKAEFTFAKAHTDMHKFGFEGLKELAEKLAEEHTPVYLTVDLDCLDPALFCGTGTPEAGGVSFTELLNAILTVSKTNIVGADVNELAPMLDASGASTAAACKIVREMLLAIYK, encoded by the coding sequence ATGAACAGGAATATTGAAACCTTTATCGGATGCGACGGGGATTATGACTACGCGCAGATCGTGCTGTTCGGCGCGCCGTTTGATTCCACCACCAGCTTCCGGCCGGGCGCGAGATTCGGTTCTTCCGCCATCCGCCATGAAAGCTTCGGGCTGGAGACCTACAGCCCTTACCAGGACAAGGACCTGACCGATATCAAGGTGTTTGACTGCGGGGACCTGGAGCTCTGTTTCGGTTCCGCGGAGGCGGCGCTGAAGGATATCGGGGAAAAGGCCGGGGAGATCCTGTTTGACGGCAAGACGCCCTTCCTGATCGGCGGCGAGCACCTGGTGACGCTGGGCGCGGTACGGGCGGTGGCCGAAAGGTATCCGAACCTGCACATCATCCACTTTGACGCCCACGCAGACCTGCGGGACGACTACCTGGGGGCACAGCTGAGCCATGCCTGCGTGATGCGGCGGTGCCACGAGCTGACAGGTGACGGCAGGATCCACCAGTTCTGCATCCGCAGCGGCGACAAGGCGGAATTCACCTTTGCCAAAGCGCATACGGACATGCATAAGTTCGGCTTTGAAGGACTGAAGGAGCTGGCGGAGAAGCTGGCGGAGGAGCATACCCCGGTTTACCTGACCGTTGACCTGGACTGCCTGGATCCCGCCCTTTTCTGCGGAACGGGCACACCGGAAGCCGGCGGTGTGAGCTTCACGGAGCTGCTGAACGCTATCCTGACAGTGAGCAAAACCAACATCGTAGGCGCGGACGTGAATGAACTGGCTCCCATGCTGGACGCCAGCGGCGCGTCCACGGCGGCGGCCTGCAAGATTGTGCGGGAAATGCTGCTGGCCATTTACAAATAA
- the speE gene encoding polyamine aminopropyltransferase, whose amino-acid sequence MELWFSECHAPDVKHSLRVNRHLYSGKSEYQQIDIFDTPEFGRVLALDGNVMLTERDEFIYDEMITHIPMSVHKNVKDILVIGAGDGGVVKELTRYDTVERIDLVEMDGQVIEACRTYLPENACKLDDSRVHIYFDNALRFIRRCTDEYDLIIVDSNDPFGPSEGYFTREFYGICYNALHEDGIMVNQQGSPFYKHDAEAMQRSHKRIVNTFPISRVYQAHIPTYAAGYWLFGFASKKYHPIDDFDEEHWKSLHLSTKYYTTKLHIGSFYLPAYLEKMLEEVEA is encoded by the coding sequence ATGGAACTCTGGTTCAGTGAATGCCATGCCCCGGATGTTAAGCACAGCCTGCGTGTAAACCGGCACCTGTACTCCGGAAAGAGCGAATACCAGCAGATTGATATCTTTGACACCCCTGAATTCGGCCGGGTGCTGGCCCTGGACGGAAACGTGATGCTGACGGAACGGGACGAGTTCATCTACGACGAAATGATCACGCATATCCCCATGTCTGTCCACAAGAACGTGAAGGATATCCTGGTGATCGGCGCGGGAGACGGCGGTGTGGTGAAGGAACTGACCCGCTATGACACCGTGGAACGCATCGACCTGGTGGAAATGGACGGACAGGTGATTGAGGCCTGCCGCACCTACCTGCCGGAAAATGCCTGCAAGCTGGATGACAGCCGGGTGCATATTTACTTTGACAACGCGCTGCGGTTTATCCGGCGGTGCACGGATGAATATGACCTGATCATCGTGGACTCCAACGACCCCTTCGGTCCCTCCGAAGGCTACTTCACAAGGGAGTTTTACGGCATCTGCTACAACGCCCTGCACGAGGACGGTATTATGGTCAACCAGCAGGGAAGCCCCTTCTACAAGCATGACGCGGAAGCCATGCAGCGGAGCCACAAAAGGATCGTGAACACCTTCCCGATCAGCCGGGTCTACCAGGCGCACATCCCGACCTACGCGGCGGGCTACTGGCTGTTCGGTTTTGCGAGCAAGAAATACCATCCCATTGATGATTTTGACGAAGAACACTGGAAGAGCCTGCACCTGAGCACGAAGTACTACACGACCAAGCTGCACATCGGCTCCTTCTATCTGCCGGCTTACCTGGAGAAAATGCTTGAGGAGGTGGAGGCATGA
- the nspC gene encoding carboxynorspermidine decarboxylase, which translates to MKKREVFKGLAGRNAPDCFAPLRTPCYVIDEERLKENGRILASVAERTGCRILLAQKAFSNYDFYPLLAPYLAGTEASGLYEARLGAEEMPGKEVHVFCAAYREDEFEELLRYADHIVFNSVNQLKRFGKRAKDSRKSIGLRINPECSTQEGHEIYDPCAKGSRLGVTREAWIREMTEELLELLDGLHFHTLCEQDSDALETTLEAVERGFGDVLSRMKWLNMGGGHHITREDYDLPRLENLIRRAQEKWQLQVYLEPGEAVALNAGYLVTTVLDVTENSGIRTAVLDVSAACHMPDVIEMPYMPPLMNGETEGELKHPYRLAGPTCLAGDVIGEYGFEAGVKPGDRLVFGDMAIYTTCKNNTFNGMPLPDIYGMDRDGQFVKLTAFGYVDFKGRLGKKG; encoded by the coding sequence ATGAAAAAGAGAGAAGTATTCAAAGGGCTTGCCGGCCGAAACGCGCCGGACTGCTTTGCCCCCCTCCGGACGCCATGCTATGTGATTGATGAAGAACGGCTGAAGGAAAACGGCAGGATCCTGGCCTCGGTGGCGGAACGCACCGGGTGCCGGATCCTGCTTGCCCAGAAAGCCTTCTCCAACTATGATTTCTATCCGCTCCTGGCTCCGTATCTTGCCGGAACTGAGGCCAGCGGCCTGTATGAAGCCCGGCTCGGCGCTGAGGAGATGCCTGGAAAAGAGGTGCACGTCTTCTGTGCCGCCTACCGGGAGGATGAATTCGAAGAGCTGCTGCGGTATGCGGACCATATCGTGTTCAATTCCGTGAACCAGCTGAAGCGGTTCGGGAAAAGGGCGAAAGACAGCAGAAAAAGCATCGGGCTGCGGATCAATCCGGAATGCTCCACCCAGGAGGGGCACGAAATCTACGATCCCTGCGCGAAGGGCAGCCGCCTGGGCGTGACGCGGGAAGCCTGGATCCGGGAAATGACGGAAGAACTGCTGGAACTGCTGGACGGCCTGCATTTCCATACGCTGTGCGAGCAGGACTCCGACGCCCTGGAAACGACCCTGGAGGCGGTGGAACGCGGCTTCGGCGACGTGCTGTCCCGGATGAAGTGGCTGAACATGGGCGGCGGACATCACATTACCCGGGAGGATTATGATCTGCCGCGGCTGGAGAACCTGATCCGCCGGGCACAGGAAAAGTGGCAGCTGCAGGTTTACCTGGAGCCGGGCGAGGCTGTGGCGCTGAACGCGGGCTACCTGGTTACCACGGTGCTGGACGTGACAGAGAACAGCGGAATCCGGACGGCTGTGCTGGATGTGAGCGCAGCCTGCCATATGCCGGACGTGATTGAAATGCCCTATATGCCGCCGCTGATGAACGGCGAAACGGAAGGGGAACTGAAGCATCCGTACCGGCTGGCGGGCCCTACCTGCCTGGCAGGAGACGTGATCGGTGAATATGGCTTTGAAGCCGGGGTGAAGCCGGGAGACCGGCTGGTGTTCGGAGATATGGCGATCTATACCACCTGCAAGAACAACACCTTCAACGGGATGCCGCTTCCGGACATTTACGGGATGGATCGGGACGGGCAGTTTGTGAAACTGACCGCGTTCGGCTACGTGGACTTCAAGGGCAGGCTCGGCAAAAAAGGATAA
- a CDS encoding GNAT family N-acetyltransferase — translation MEVRLLKPEEHFEANLISTVAFHMKMEDPEKNREESLKSQDEDWGAFSEDGKVMARIINNHYETRLDGQRVRNGGIGAVSTLPEYRNTGAVKAIFEKLIPEAYRNGEIISALYPFNHAFYRKFGYETVRWQDHYEFVPAVLSGYRFSGDAELWKPGDPVSEYTALYNRFADSFNLAMYRDDKMMLDLIKGEYYKDRKFCYLLKENGKTVAYLIFQDVRNDPAAILTVKDIAWDGKAGFYAILGFLARFTADYGTIRLFLPSCLQLLSVIQTPRAYDIQQTATQSYMVRAMNVKRILEIIKKPDDSQFVIRVEGDALIPENNGTWKVCGNSIEQTEETPDLTVSIQAFGQMAVGAVSLAEAMYRPDVTVSGNEAVLEKVFVRKPILVEDHF, via the coding sequence ATGGAAGTACGTCTACTGAAACCGGAAGAACATTTTGAGGCGAACCTGATTTCCACCGTGGCTTTCCATATGAAGATGGAAGATCCGGAGAAGAACCGGGAGGAGAGCCTGAAGAGCCAGGATGAGGACTGGGGTGCATTTTCCGAAGACGGAAAAGTGATGGCCCGGATTATCAATAACCACTATGAAACGCGCCTGGACGGGCAGCGGGTCCGGAACGGCGGAATCGGCGCTGTGTCCACGCTGCCGGAATACCGGAACACCGGCGCCGTGAAGGCGATCTTCGAAAAGCTGATTCCGGAAGCTTACCGGAACGGGGAGATTATCTCCGCCCTGTATCCCTTTAACCACGCGTTTTACCGTAAGTTCGGCTATGAAACCGTCCGGTGGCAGGATCATTACGAGTTTGTACCGGCCGTGCTGAGCGGCTACCGCTTTTCCGGGGACGCGGAACTGTGGAAGCCCGGTGATCCGGTAAGCGAGTATACAGCCCTGTACAACCGGTTTGCGGACAGCTTCAACCTGGCCATGTACCGGGATGACAAAATGATGCTGGATCTCATCAAGGGAGAATACTATAAGGACCGGAAGTTCTGCTACCTGCTTAAGGAAAACGGAAAAACCGTGGCTTACCTGATCTTCCAGGATGTACGTAATGATCCGGCGGCGATCCTGACTGTGAAGGACATCGCCTGGGACGGCAAAGCAGGATTCTACGCGATCCTGGGCTTCCTGGCCCGTTTCACCGCGGACTACGGCACTATCCGCCTGTTCCTGCCTTCCTGCCTGCAGCTGCTTTCCGTGATCCAGACACCCCGGGCTTACGATATCCAGCAGACGGCTACCCAGAGTTATATGGTCCGGGCGATGAACGTGAAGCGGATTCTGGAGATCATCAAAAAACCGGATGACAGCCAGTTTGTCATCCGGGTGGAAGGCGACGCGCTGATTCCTGAAAACAACGGAACCTGGAAAGTCTGCGGAAACAGCATTGAACAGACAGAAGAGACGCCGGACCTGACGGTTTCCATCCAGGCCTTCGGCCAGATGGCAGTCGGCGCGGTAAGCCTGGCGGAAGCAATGTACCGGCCGGACGTGACAGTGTCCGGCAACGAAGCGGTACTTGAAAAGGTGTTTGTACGCAAACCCATCCTGGTGGAGGATCATTTCTGA
- a CDS encoding aminotransferase class I/II-fold pyridoxal phosphate-dependent enzyme → MGKYMYDQSRAPIYEALERFREMRVVPFDVPGHKHGKGNPELTAFLGEKCVGVDVNSMKPLDNLCHPVSVIREAEILAADAFGAANAFLMVGGTTSSVQSMVLSSCKRGDKIILPRNVHRSVINALVLCGAVPVYVNPDVDRKLGISLGMSVDQVRKAIRENPDAVAVLVNNPTYYGVCSDLRTIVKLAHEAGMMCLADEAHGTHFYFGDGMPVTAMEAGADMAAVSMHKSGGSLTQSSLLLTGERVNAGHVRQIINLTQTTSGSYLLMSSLDISRRNLAQRGKAVFRKVTEMAEYAREEINAVGGYYAYGRELINGDSIFDFDPTKLSVHTRDIGLAGIEVYDILRDEYDIQIEFGDIGNILAYLSIGDRMQELERLVSALAEIKRRYMKDSYGLLSQEYIAPEVVYSPQEAFYANKKSVPLSESEGYICSEFVMCYPPGIPILAPGERITREILDYIVYAKTKGCSLTGPEDPMIENINIIREEEKISWNSGSVNAMPRMLSTACV, encoded by the coding sequence ATGGGGAAGTACATGTACGACCAGTCCCGGGCGCCCATCTATGAGGCGCTGGAGCGCTTCCGTGAAATGCGGGTGGTGCCCTTTGACGTACCGGGACACAAGCATGGCAAAGGGAATCCGGAACTGACAGCTTTCCTTGGAGAAAAGTGCGTGGGCGTGGACGTGAACAGCATGAAGCCGCTGGACAATCTGTGCCATCCCGTATCGGTGATCCGCGAGGCGGAGATCCTGGCGGCGGACGCTTTCGGCGCGGCCAACGCCTTTCTGATGGTGGGCGGTACCACCAGCTCTGTGCAGAGCATGGTGCTGTCCAGCTGCAAGCGGGGAGACAAGATCATCCTGCCCAGGAACGTGCACAGGAGCGTCATCAACGCGCTGGTGCTTTGCGGCGCTGTGCCGGTGTACGTCAATCCGGACGTGGACCGGAAGCTGGGCATCTCCCTGGGTATGAGCGTGGATCAGGTGCGGAAAGCCATCCGGGAGAACCCCGACGCGGTGGCCGTACTGGTGAACAACCCCACTTATTACGGTGTGTGCAGCGACCTGCGCACCATCGTGAAGCTGGCCCATGAAGCCGGGATGATGTGCCTGGCGGACGAGGCCCACGGAACCCACTTCTATTTCGGCGACGGCATGCCGGTGACCGCCATGGAGGCGGGCGCGGACATGGCTGCGGTTTCCATGCACAAGAGCGGCGGCAGCCTGACCCAGTCCAGCCTGCTGCTGACCGGAGAACGGGTGAATGCCGGCCATGTGCGCCAGATCATCAACCTGACCCAGACCACCTCCGGCAGCTACCTGCTGATGTCCAGCCTGGATATCAGCCGGAGAAACCTGGCCCAGCGCGGCAAGGCCGTTTTCCGGAAGGTGACGGAAATGGCGGAATATGCCCGGGAGGAAATCAACGCGGTGGGCGGCTACTATGCCTACGGCCGGGAACTGATCAACGGGGACTCCATTTTCGACTTTGACCCCACCAAGCTGAGCGTGCATACGCGGGATATCGGCCTGGCGGGCATTGAGGTATATGACATCCTGCGGGATGAGTATGATATCCAGATCGAGTTCGGCGATATCGGCAATATCCTGGCTTACCTTTCCATCGGCGACCGGATGCAGGAGCTGGAGCGGCTGGTGAGTGCGCTGGCGGAGATCAAGCGCCGGTACATGAAGGATTCTTACGGCCTGCTGAGCCAGGAGTATATCGCTCCGGAAGTGGTTTACAGCCCCCAGGAGGCCTTCTATGCCAACAAGAAGAGCGTGCCGCTGAGCGAAAGCGAGGGCTACATCTGCAGCGAGTTCGTGATGTGCTACCCTCCGGGAATCCCGATCCTGGCCCCCGGTGAGCGGATCACCCGGGAAATCCTGGACTACATCGTCTATGCCAAGACGAAGGGCTGCTCCCTGACCGGACCGGAAGACCCGATGATTGAGAACATCAACATTATCAGGGAGGAGGAGAAGATCTCATGGAACTCTGGTTCAGTGAATGCCATGCCCCGGATGTTAAGCACAGCCTGCGTGTAA
- a CDS encoding (deoxy)nucleoside triphosphate pyrophosphohydrolase encodes MKTIQVVAALIFHEGKLFATQRGYGAWRDYWEFPGGKIEPGETPEEALVREIREELDTGITVLSHVCDVEYDYPEFHLSMQCFRCEITSGEPKLLEHEAAKWLGREELDTVDWLPADWNILPDIKENWPAE; translated from the coding sequence ATGAAAACCATTCAGGTGGTGGCAGCGCTGATCTTCCATGAGGGAAAGCTTTTTGCCACGCAGCGGGGATACGGCGCCTGGCGGGACTACTGGGAGTTTCCCGGCGGGAAAATCGAGCCCGGGGAAACACCGGAGGAAGCATTGGTCCGGGAAATCCGGGAGGAACTGGACACCGGGATCACCGTGCTTTCCCACGTCTGTGACGTGGAGTACGACTATCCCGAGTTCCACCTTTCCATGCAGTGTTTCCGGTGCGAAATCACCTCCGGGGAACCGAAACTGCTGGAGCATGAAGCCGCAAAATGGCTGGGCAGGGAAGAACTGGATACGGTGGACTGGCTGCCCGCGGACTGGAATATCCTGCCGGATATAAAGGAAAACTGGCCGGCTGAATAA
- a CDS encoding M3 family oligoendopeptidase — MITFPEMPYERPDAEQLKEQWKSLTERLKAAATYEEAKAVFLEKDQMERHVDTMGTLASVRHSIDTRDTFYDEENNFWNQTWPELQEYDQAWTAAMLASPFRADFAAEYGDLMFVKAEMDLKTFSPDIIPELQQENDLRNEYQKLIASAQIPFEGGVYTISQMSPFKTDADDARRLAAWKAEGQWYKDHQDKLDEIYDKLTKLRDGMGRKMGYEGFTQLGYYRMGRNCYTKEDVEKFRAAVRTYLVPVADSIYRAHAKRLGKEYPMSYADYALEFRSGNPRPQGTADDILAAGKKFYDELSPETSAFFRMMLEGKLMDVLSTEGKEGGGYCTGIMDYGVPFIFANFNGTQHDVEVVTHEAGHAFAAYMNRDRVPMGYIWPSMESCEVHSMSMEFLAWPWAENFFGDDTRKFLYSHLAGALTFIPYGTMVDHFQHLVYENPGWTPRERHNAWKELSAIYTPWARLDGDIPFYGDGEAWQRQSHIYASPFYYIDYCLAQTVSLEIWAMLQESREKAWKHYMAYTRQGGSRTFTELLANAGLVSPFDEECLKTVCSTAKNWLENYDMTGIE; from the coding sequence ATGATTACTTTTCCTGAAATGCCCTATGAACGCCCGGATGCAGAACAGCTGAAAGAACAGTGGAAGAGCCTGACTGAACGCCTGAAGGCGGCGGCCACTTATGAAGAAGCAAAGGCGGTATTCCTGGAGAAGGATCAGATGGAACGCCATGTGGACACGATGGGCACACTGGCCAGCGTCCGTCATTCCATTGATACCCGGGACACCTTCTACGATGAAGAAAACAATTTCTGGAACCAGACCTGGCCGGAACTGCAGGAATATGACCAGGCATGGACAGCAGCCATGCTGGCATCCCCTTTCCGGGCGGACTTCGCCGCGGAATACGGCGACCTGATGTTTGTCAAGGCGGAGATGGACCTGAAAACCTTCTCCCCGGACATTATTCCGGAACTGCAGCAGGAAAACGACCTGCGCAACGAATATCAGAAACTGATCGCTTCCGCCCAGATTCCCTTTGAGGGCGGGGTATATACCATTTCCCAGATGTCTCCCTTCAAGACCGACGCGGACGACGCAAGACGGCTGGCGGCGTGGAAGGCTGAGGGACAGTGGTACAAGGATCACCAGGACAAGCTGGATGAAATTTACGACAAGCTGACGAAGCTGCGGGACGGCATGGGTCGGAAGATGGGCTATGAAGGCTTCACCCAGCTGGGATACTACCGTATGGGACGCAACTGCTATACCAAAGAGGACGTGGAAAAGTTCCGGGCGGCTGTGAGGACTTACCTGGTGCCCGTGGCGGACAGCATCTACCGGGCGCACGCAAAGCGCCTGGGCAAGGAATACCCCATGAGCTACGCTGACTATGCGCTGGAATTCCGCTCCGGCAATCCGCGGCCCCAGGGGACAGCGGATGATATCCTGGCAGCCGGCAAAAAGTTCTATGACGAGCTTTCGCCAGAGACCAGCGCGTTCTTCCGGATGATGCTGGAAGGAAAGCTGATGGACGTGCTTTCCACCGAGGGCAAGGAAGGCGGCGGATACTGCACTGGCATTATGGACTACGGCGTGCCGTTCATCTTTGCCAACTTCAACGGAACCCAGCATGACGTGGAAGTGGTGACCCATGAAGCGGGCCACGCCTTCGCGGCCTACATGAACAGAGACCGCGTGCCCATGGGCTACATCTGGCCCAGCATGGAATCCTGCGAGGTGCACTCCATGTCCATGGAATTCCTTGCCTGGCCCTGGGCGGAAAACTTCTTCGGGGATGATACCCGGAAGTTCCTCTACAGCCACCTGGCCGGCGCCCTGACCTTTATTCCCTACGGGACGATGGTGGACCATTTCCAGCACCTGGTGTATGAGAATCCGGGCTGGACGCCCCGTGAACGGCACAATGCCTGGAAGGAACTTTCCGCGATTTACACTCCCTGGGCCCGGCTGGACGGGGATATTCCCTTTTACGGAGACGGAGAAGCCTGGCAGCGGCAGAGTCATATCTATGCCAGCCCGTTCTATTACATTGACTACTGCCTGGCGCAGACTGTTTCGCTGGAAATCTGGGCGATGCTCCAGGAAAGCAGGGAGAAGGCCTGGAAGCACTATATGGCCTATACCAGGCAGGGCGGAAGCCGCACCTTTACCGAGCTGCTGGCGAATGCCGGACTGGTCAGCCCCTTTGATGAGGAGTGTCTGAAGACGGTCTGCAGCACAGCGAAGAACTGGCTGGAAAACTACGACATGACCGGAATTGAGTAA